From a region of the Arvicanthis niloticus isolate mArvNil1 chromosome 6, mArvNil1.pat.X, whole genome shotgun sequence genome:
- the LOC117709926 gene encoding uncharacterized protein LOC117709926 isoform X1, with the protein MMLFLLTISLTVHSVGCLINHYQCAKTDKLLGDWYIIRWAGNLPLPEAKLRSPLPPFVLAKNKIGYLEFRMNISKPIGCVEFKMAMNEAKNYSCYFTLWMWHYVAIYFIGGENFGIACLNSKTNDVHQKMAMLMGRRNYTADSTLLMDFEEFVTRLALNKTSIINPPYDGSASANGWWLWYKTINSDCGLCMWKMGFAADAFTI; encoded by the exons ATGATGCTGTTCTTGCTGACCATAAGCCTGACTGTGCACTCTGTGGGATGCCTTATTAATCATTATCAGTGTGCCAAAACAGACAAG CTTTTAGGAGATTGGTACATAATTCGTTGGGCAGGAAATCTTCCTCTCCCAGAAGCAAAGCTGAGAAGCCCGCTGCCACCCTTTGTCTTGGCCAAAAACAAAATTGGCTACTTGGAGTTCAGGATGAACATCTC GAAACCCATTGGGTGTGTTGAGTTCAAGATGGCCATGAATGAAGCAAAGAACTATTCTTGCTACTTCACTCTGT gGATGTGGCACTATGTTGCCATATATTTCATTGGAGGGGAGAACTTTGGTATAGCCTGCTTAAATAGTAAAACCAATGATGTACACCAGAAGATGGCAATGCTCATGG GTCGCCGCAATTACACTGCAGACTCAACATTGCTCATGGATTTTGAAGAATTTgtgaccagactagccttgaacaaAACAAGCATCATCAACCCTCCTTATGATG GTTCTGCCTCTGCTAATGGATGGTGGCTCTGGTACAAGACCATAAACAGTGACTGTGGCCTATGCATGTGGAAGATGGGCTTTGCTGCTGATGCCTTTACTATCTGA
- the LOC117709926 gene encoding uncharacterized protein LOC117709926 isoform X2: MMLFLLTISLTVHSVGCLINHYQCAKTDKLLGDWYIIRWAGNLPLPEAKLRSPLPPFVLAKNKIGYLEFRMNISKPIGCVEFKMAMNEAKNYSCYFTLWMWHYVAIYFIGGENFGIACLNSKTNDVHQKMAMLMGRRNYTADSTLLMDFEEFVTRLALNKTSIINPPYDDSCEPDKKS; encoded by the exons ATGATGCTGTTCTTGCTGACCATAAGCCTGACTGTGCACTCTGTGGGATGCCTTATTAATCATTATCAGTGTGCCAAAACAGACAAG CTTTTAGGAGATTGGTACATAATTCGTTGGGCAGGAAATCTTCCTCTCCCAGAAGCAAAGCTGAGAAGCCCGCTGCCACCCTTTGTCTTGGCCAAAAACAAAATTGGCTACTTGGAGTTCAGGATGAACATCTC GAAACCCATTGGGTGTGTTGAGTTCAAGATGGCCATGAATGAAGCAAAGAACTATTCTTGCTACTTCACTCTGT gGATGTGGCACTATGTTGCCATATATTTCATTGGAGGGGAGAACTTTGGTATAGCCTGCTTAAATAGTAAAACCAATGATGTACACCAGAAGATGGCAATGCTCATGG GTCGCCGCAATTACACTGCAGACTCAACATTGCTCATGGATTTTGAAGAATTTgtgaccagactagccttgaacaaAACAAGCATCATCAACCCTCCTTATGATG ATTCCTGTGAACCGGACAAAAAATCCTAG
- the LOC117709926 gene encoding uncharacterized protein LOC117709926 isoform X3 yields the protein MMLFLLTISLTVHSVGCLINHYQCAKTDKLLGDWYIIRWAGNLPLPEAKLRSPLPPFVLAKNKIGYLEFRMNISKPIGCVEFKMAMNEAKNYSCYFTLWMWHYVAIYFIGGENFGIACLNSKTNDVHQKMAMLMGRRNYTADSTLLMDFEEFVTRLALNKTSIINPPYDDAQTCP from the exons ATGATGCTGTTCTTGCTGACCATAAGCCTGACTGTGCACTCTGTGGGATGCCTTATTAATCATTATCAGTGTGCCAAAACAGACAAG CTTTTAGGAGATTGGTACATAATTCGTTGGGCAGGAAATCTTCCTCTCCCAGAAGCAAAGCTGAGAAGCCCGCTGCCACCCTTTGTCTTGGCCAAAAACAAAATTGGCTACTTGGAGTTCAGGATGAACATCTC GAAACCCATTGGGTGTGTTGAGTTCAAGATGGCCATGAATGAAGCAAAGAACTATTCTTGCTACTTCACTCTGT gGATGTGGCACTATGTTGCCATATATTTCATTGGAGGGGAGAACTTTGGTATAGCCTGCTTAAATAGTAAAACCAATGATGTACACCAGAAGATGGCAATGCTCATGG GTCGCCGCAATTACACTGCAGACTCAACATTGCTCATGGATTTTGAAGAATTTgtgaccagactagccttgaacaaAACAAGCATCATCAACCCTCCTTATGATG ATGCTCAGACTTGTCCTTGA